A genomic window from Pseudomonadota bacterium includes:
- a CDS encoding class II fructose-bisphosphate aldolase, with amino-acid sequence EGTDPAEAAVFARDTRVDAMAISVGNVHLQQGAGDGLDIERIRAIEALTDVPLVIHGGSGVPVEQRRELARDTHICKFNIGTELRMAFGTALHASVARDPDRFDRLALLGDTVEAVTAAARTSLSSLKV; translated from the coding sequence CGAGGGCACCGACCCGGCCGAGGCGGCGGTTTTCGCGCGCGACACCCGCGTGGATGCCATGGCCATCTCCGTTGGCAACGTCCACCTGCAACAGGGTGCTGGCGATGGCCTCGACATCGAACGCATCCGCGCGATCGAGGCACTCACCGATGTGCCGCTCGTGATCCACGGTGGCTCGGGCGTGCCGGTCGAACAGCGACGGGAACTGGCCCGTGACACGCACATCTGCAAGTTCAACATCGGCACCGAGCTTCGAATGGCCTTCGGCACCGCCCTGCATGCGTCCGTCGCAAGGGACCCCGACCGCTTCGATCGCCTCGCGCTCCTCGGTGATACGGTCGAGGCGGTCACCGCCGCTGCGCGCACCAGCCTGAGCTCACTGAAGGTGTAG